The genomic segment ATCCCGACGACGAACGTCGCCTGCGCCTTACGGCGATACCGGTGCGGCTTGTCGTGCGGAAACACGCTCAGGACGAGCCGGATATCCGCAATCGGTTGCGGGTGAAACTCGTGGCCGCGCCGTTGCAGCTCACCTCGCAGGCCATCGATGAACCACCGCAACCGTGGTGAGGGCGGATCACCGTAGACCGTGAACGTTCCGGTTTCTGGCTCCTCGGCGAGAATGCGCAAGGTTTCGGCCAGTGCCTCGACTTGGTTTATGGACCGCTGTTCGGTCGTCATCGTTCCGATCGTTCCCCTTGCTTCGCGCTTCGCGAGCGATATTGCTCGCACCGCCCGATTGTGGCAGAGAGGAATCGGAAGGTCAAGCGGTGCGGCAGGCACCGACCGGCACACGAATCGTCAGCGCTCGCGGCACGACTCGGGCTTCGATATCGGTTCTCCCCACCGGCTCGCCGTCGATTTCGATCCGGACCGGACACGGGGCGGTCACGCGAACGCGCGACCCGCTCCAATGCAAGACGGCCGGATGGCGCACGTGGCTTCCCCGGTAGACAGCGGGTAAGAGCGAGCCGATGAGGACACGACGGGGAGTTTCTCGGAGCAGAAAGATCTCGAATATCCCGTCCGTGACGGATGCTGTCGGTGCGATCCGCATGCCACCGGCGTGGAACCGCCCGTTGGCGATCGCGACCATCGAGGCACGGCCAGCGAAGACCGGCTCACCGTCGATCTCGAGCGTCAGCTCGGCAGCAGCGTGTCGCAGGATCGTGCGGAACGCTGCGACCAGGTAGGCCAGGAATCCGCCGAGCTGCTTGGTGGACGAGCTGACCGAGGCAGCAGTTTCGGCACCTAGCCCAATGTCCGCCATGTTCACGAAATACCGGCGACGCACAACCCCGTCCGGATCCGTGAAGGTGATCTGCCCAACGTCCACGCGGCAGGGCTCACCGTCGCGAAGCAGCTCGATGACCTGCTCGGCACGGGTGATACCGAAGAGTCGGGCGAAGTCACGGCCGGTGCCGCAGGGGACGATCGTAAGCGTAACCGGGGCGAGTAGCTGCCCGTGTTCGTCGAGTATGCCGTTGACGACCTCGTTCACCGTTCCGTCTCCACCGACGACGAGTAGCTCCCTCGCGCCACTTTTGACACAAGACCGGGCGAGGTGCATCGCGGCGCCCGGTTCAGCGGTCTGCGCTTCGTGGATGCGCAGGCCGAGTCGCTCGAGGCGCTGCCGGACGGCCGGCCAGATTCGGGCCGGTCGTCCACTCCCGGCAGCCGGGTTGACGATGGCATGGATCGTCTCCGGAATGTAGGGCGTGCTTTGCCGCCCCGTGTAGCTGGTCGCTGTCGTATCCATCATGCGTACCCGCACGCGTCCTGTCCGTTCCATGGTAGCGCAGAACGACGACCTAGTGAACAGTTTCTTGCGAAGCGTTCTCGCTGACCGTGCTGCTGTCAGCGCCAAACCAGGACTGTGCGGAGGGGGAAAACGCGCCGAATTTGCCGGCTCCGATTTGACGCGAGCTGGCTGACGTGCTATGCTGCGCGCGAGAATTGGGGAATCGTCGAGTTCGGCATCGGGACGCAGAGAATCGGCACACGGCCGAGGGAAGGGAAGCCGGGAGCAAGCGATGCCGCATCAGCCATCACCGGAAGAGCAGCGAGCGGACGCTCCCGAGGTCACAGTTCGTTTCGGCTGGATGCCAGAGGCTCCCGTCGCCGGAGCGTCGGCGAACGGTCACCCCCTCGAGCCAGGGGTCAATGGCCGTGCCGTGGAGGCGGAGGGGTCGTTACCGCCAGCTGACGGTGGAGCACGAGTCCGCGACGTCACGTCGCGGCCGATCGCGTTACCAGCGCAGCCGAACGGCTCGGCGAACCGGACTCCCGTACTCGAGTCCCTGCCACGCTCGTCTCGCCGCAGTTCGGCTCCGTCGGCGCCACCGAGTGGGCGGTCGGCCTGGCGCATGGGGCGGTGGTCGCTCCATGCGGCGGTCGTCTGTTGCATCGTGGTGGTCGCGCTCGGTGGCGGGTTCTGGCGTGCTCCACTGCTCGTTTCGGTTTCTGCCGGTACCGATCGGATCGCGGCTCTCTGGGATGCGGGCTATACACCAGGAGTTGTGGCTGGTCAGGCTGTGCGTCTCGCCGCGACAGACCCGCGGATCGGCTATCTCGCTACCGGCGGCCTGGCGGTCAAGCCGGATGTGCTCGTGCTCGACACCTACGTCACGAGCGGTGGGGAAACGGTCTATGACGTTTCCCGCGCGACTGGCCGGAGCGTCGATACGCTGTTGTGGGCGAACAACCTCGTCGATC from the Thermomicrobium sp. 4228-Ro genome contains:
- a CDS encoding diacylglycerol/lipid kinase family protein, whose protein sequence is MRVRMMDTTATSYTGRQSTPYIPETIHAIVNPAAGSGRPARIWPAVRQRLERLGLRIHEAQTAEPGAAMHLARSCVKSGARELLVVGGDGTVNEVVNGILDEHGQLLAPVTLTIVPCGTGRDFARLFGITRAEQVIELLRDGEPCRVDVGQITFTDPDGVVRRRYFVNMADIGLGAETAASVSSSTKQLGGFLAYLVAAFRTILRHAAAELTLEIDGEPVFAGRASMVAIANGRFHAGGMRIAPTASVTDGIFEIFLLRETPRRVLIGSLLPAVYRGSHVRHPAVLHWSGSRVRVTAPCPVRIEIDGEPVGRTDIEARVVPRALTIRVPVGACRTA